CAGGTGCGAAACTGTCAAGAGGTTATACAGCTCCGACCAGGCGCGAATATTGTGGAATTCCGATTCAGTTTGGAAGGTGGCTTGGTCAACCGGCGTGAAGTTCAGGAGAACTTGAGACGTCGGTAACTGCTGAAACTCCTGCTGCCATTGCTCGATTTGAGCGATCGCCGCATCTAGTTTGGTTTGTTCACGCACAATACCAGCGCTTTGCCACACCAGCTTTCGCAGGGCTTTGCGACGCGTTTTAAACCAGTCAACGTCGGATTGCGCCAGGGTCAGCGGCTGAATGTTCTGCGGCACCGCCGGTGGCACCGGCGCCGTCGGGAGATCAATCGTGCGGAATTGGGCCCCAAACACCAGGCATTCTAAAAGGGAATTACTCGCTAATCGATTAGCCCCATGGACGCCGGTACTTGCAGTCTCGCCCACGGTATAAAGTCCCGGTACGGCGGTTTGATTTTGCAAATCGGCTTCCAGGCCACCCATCCAATAGTGCGCCGCCGGGGCCACCGGAATTGGTTCCGAAAACACATCAATGCCCCACTTCTGACAAACACGGATGATATTGGGAAACCGCTGTTGGATACGATCGACCGGAATAGCGCGTAGATCAAGCCAAACATTCGCCGTCGCCGGATCAGGCTCAGTTTTCTGCAAGTGGCTGAAGATCGCCCGGCTCACCACATCTCGGGGAGCCAGTTCCCCGGCCGGATTATAGTCAAAGGCAAACCGATGGCCGGTTTTATCGACTAGATGTGCGCCTTCCCCACGCACCGCTTCACTAATCAAAAATC
This genomic stretch from Romeriopsis navalis LEGE 11480 harbors:
- the nadB gene encoding L-aspartate oxidase; this translates as ALCLPAHFRVALVTKNTLSLSASDWAQGGIAAVVAPDDSNDLHIADTLHAGADLCDYSAVKFLIENAAECIENLVEMGVAFDRYNGNLAMTLEAAHSRKRVLHAADTTGRAVVTTLVEQVLQRPNITVLAPALVLDIWKQQGRCHGVCIAYQNRIYWQAVTAVILATGGGGQVFAQTTNPVISTGDGVAIAHRAGAVLRDLEFVQFHPTALTKPGAPRFLISEAVRGEGAHLVDKTGHRFAFDYNPAGELAPRDVVSRAIFSHLQKTEPDPATANVWLDLRAIPVDRIQQRFPNIIRVCQKWGIDVFSEPIPVAPAAHYWMGGLEADLQNQTAVPGLYTVGETASTGVHGANRLASNSLLECLVFGAQFRTIDLPTAPVPPAVPQNIQPLTLAQSDVDWFKTRRKALRKLVWQSAGIVREQTKLDAAIAQIEQWQQEFQQLPTSQVLLNFTPVDQATFQTESEFHNIRAWSELYNLLTVSHLLLKSAAFRTESRGGHYRSDYPDTLDDWRVHTVIRGDQWSQGAVDRAD